The Helicobacter mustelae genome has a segment encoding these proteins:
- a CDS encoding lipid A deacylase LpxR family protein: MKKIALLFFISHFSFAENLTELQTKEPSTESPNKETPKKESSLTPYHKSFFTIITENDAYLNAHVDRFYTAGTNFNYTSKEYLNSWLGYLSYDFRSPKASRWQIAINQDLYTPISRKANPGPKTHPYAGYLSLNFLISQRRENSIEDLQLQIGVVGPDALGKQTQALIHHLTHNPIFYGWNRQLKNEFILNLTYEYIHRFTLLDSRYFSIDVLPGLKVALGNAKTFAGFGGRLRMGYNLKSDFGVEKVNTGFLGSKPYNDAFSFYVFGGVSGSYVIRNIFIQGNSFGPPTDLSLEHFIYDLEFGASIMYKGFRFSYVITRLSKQFQAQRGAHSFGSIVLSFAF, from the coding sequence ATGAAAAAAATTGCTCTTTTATTTTTTATTTCTCATTTTAGCTTTGCAGAAAATCTCACAGAACTTCAAACAAAAGAACCCTCCACAGAGTCTCCAAACAAAGAGACACCCAAAAAAGAATCAAGTCTAACTCCCTATCACAAGAGTTTTTTTACTATCATCACAGAAAATGATGCGTATCTCAATGCACATGTTGATCGCTTCTATACTGCAGGAACCAACTTCAACTACACTTCCAAGGAATATCTCAATAGTTGGCTTGGCTATTTGAGCTATGATTTTCGATCGCCCAAGGCCTCACGCTGGCAAATTGCAATCAACCAAGATCTCTACACCCCCATATCCAGGAAGGCAAATCCTGGTCCCAAAACCCATCCCTATGCGGGATATTTGAGCCTAAATTTTCTCATCTCACAGCGCAGGGAAAATAGCATAGAAGATCTCCAACTCCAAATCGGAGTCGTGGGGCCTGATGCACTGGGTAAGCAGACACAGGCACTCATCCATCATCTCACGCATAATCCTATTTTTTATGGTTGGAATCGCCAGCTAAAAAATGAATTTATCCTAAATCTGACATATGAATACATCCATAGATTTACGCTTCTTGATAGCAGGTACTTCTCCATTGATGTATTGCCAGGCCTAAAAGTAGCCCTTGGCAATGCCAAGACTTTTGCAGGATTTGGCGGGAGATTGCGCATGGGCTATAATCTCAAAAGCGATTTTGGGGTGGAGAAGGTTAATACCGGCTTTTTGGGAAGCAAGCCCTATAATGATGCTTTTTCCTTCTATGTATTTGGAGGTGTTTCTGGCTCCTATGTGATCCGCAACATCTTCATCCAAGGCAATAGCTTTGGCCCTCCTACAGATTTATCGCTTGAGCATTTTATCTATGATTTGGAATTTGGGGCTAGCATCATGTACAAGGGCTTTCGATTCTCCTATGTAATCACACGCTTAAGCAAGCAGTTTCAAGCCCAAAGGGGGGCGCATAGCTTTGGTAGCATTGTGCTAAGCTTTGCTTTTTGA
- a CDS encoding peroxiredoxin, whose amino-acid sequence MLKIGDKAPEFCLKNQDDIEISLRDLGGKIVVLYFYPKDNTPGCTLEGQEFSALLPEFESKNALVIGISPDSTKTHKNFITKQQFGHMLLSDGDKSVATRYGAYGKKMMYGKEVMGIIRSTFIIKDEIIQEAFYNIRAKGHAKAVLERIQ is encoded by the coding sequence ATGTTAAAAATAGGAGACAAAGCGCCAGAATTTTGCCTGAAAAATCAAGATGACATTGAGATTAGCTTAAGGGATCTTGGAGGAAAGATTGTTGTTCTTTATTTTTATCCCAAAGACAATACACCAGGCTGCACATTGGAGGGGCAGGAATTTAGCGCGCTTCTACCAGAATTTGAAAGCAAGAATGCTCTAGTTATTGGCATTAGCCCTGATAGCACCAAAACACACAAAAATTTTATTACCAAGCAGCAATTTGGGCATATGTTGCTTAGTGATGGTGATAAAAGCGTCGCAACCCGCTATGGTGCCTATGGCAAAAAAATGATGTATGGTAAAGAAGTCATGGGCATCATTCGCAGCACCTTTATCATAAAAGATGAGATAATTCAAGAGGCGTTTTATAATATCCGTGCCAAGGGACATGCAAAGGCTGTGTTAGAAAGGATTCAATGA
- the ggt gene encoding gamma-glutamyltransferase, with translation MLAKGFVFKTLVIGISAMVLSWGAAPAPYRSKNGMVVTSHPLASKIGQDVLNAGGNAIDAAVAVGYALAVVHPAAGNIGGGGFAIIHLKNGKNLALDFRETAPLAATRDMYLDAKGNVIKDASVFGYLAAGVPGTVAGMSAMLEKYGTKKLADLLAPSIKLAQNGYRVSYRQEQTFAKMKEQLQKFASTRKYFFKPDGSTYKAGDLLVQKDLANTLRLIAKDGPDAFYKGPIADKIAEDMKKNKGIMTKKDLASYKVTWREPVRGTYRGYEIISMSPPSSGGVHLIQMLNVLENANIKQMGFGSSDTIHLMAEAMRQAYADRSEYLGDPDFIKVPVKKLIDKAYAKSIYSKITPNATPSTKLKPGLGSYESNQTTHYSVVDKMGNAVSVTYTINGSYGSGAAVNHAGFLLNNEMDDFSIKPGVANLYGLVGGDANAIAPKKRPLSSMTPTIVLKDNKPFMVVGSPGGARIITTVLQVIVNVIDHDMNISEAILAPRFHNQWLPDEIRLEKYAVPKDVADALEKKGHKLSIKAPMGDVNGIVVLPNGEARGMSDPRREF, from the coding sequence ATGCTTGCAAAAGGCTTTGTTTTCAAAACATTGGTGATTGGTATTAGTGCGATGGTTTTGTCATGGGGAGCGGCACCAGCGCCCTATCGCTCCAAAAATGGCATGGTAGTAACAAGCCATCCTTTGGCCAGCAAAATCGGGCAAGATGTATTGAATGCTGGTGGCAACGCAATTGATGCAGCTGTGGCTGTGGGCTATGCTTTGGCAGTGGTGCATCCTGCTGCAGGAAATATTGGAGGGGGTGGCTTTGCGATTATCCATCTTAAAAATGGCAAGAATCTAGCGCTAGATTTTCGAGAAACTGCACCATTGGCTGCCACAAGAGATATGTATCTGGATGCCAAGGGCAATGTAATCAAGGATGCGAGTGTTTTTGGATACTTGGCTGCTGGTGTGCCAGGCACAGTAGCTGGCATGAGTGCCATGCTAGAGAAATATGGCACCAAGAAGCTCGCAGATCTCCTAGCCCCCAGCATAAAACTCGCCCAGAATGGCTATAGGGTCTCCTATAGACAGGAACAGACTTTTGCTAAGATGAAAGAGCAACTACAAAAATTTGCATCCACGCGAAAATATTTTTTCAAACCCGATGGGAGCACCTACAAGGCAGGAGATCTGCTTGTCCAAAAAGATCTAGCAAATACCCTAAGACTGATTGCAAAAGATGGGCCGGATGCTTTTTATAAGGGGCCAATTGCAGATAAGATCGCAGAGGACATGAAGAAAAACAAAGGAATCATGACAAAAAAAGATCTAGCAAGCTATAAGGTCACATGGAGAGAGCCAGTAAGGGGCACTTATCGGGGTTATGAAATCATCTCCATGTCGCCGCCTAGCTCTGGTGGGGTACATCTCATCCAGATGCTCAATGTCTTAGAAAATGCCAATATCAAGCAAATGGGATTTGGTAGCTCAGATACCATCCACCTCATGGCAGAGGCAATGAGACAGGCCTATGCGGATAGGTCAGAATACCTAGGCGATCCAGATTTTATCAAAGTGCCTGTGAAAAAACTCATCGACAAGGCCTATGCAAAAAGCATTTATTCCAAAATCACCCCCAACGCCACTCCCAGCACAAAGCTTAAACCCGGTCTAGGTAGTTATGAAAGCAATCAAACCACCCATTATTCGGTGGTGGACAAAATGGGCAATGCTGTGAGCGTGACTTATACCATCAATGGCAGCTATGGATCGGGTGCGGCAGTCAATCATGCGGGATTTTTGCTCAATAATGAAATGGATGATTTTTCCATCAAGCCAGGTGTGGCCAATCTCTATGGTCTAGTGGGTGGGGATGCCAATGCCATCGCACCCAAGAAAAGGCCGCTTAGCTCGATGACTCCCACCATCGTATTGAAGGATAACAAACCCTTCATGGTCGTGGGCAGTCCTGGCGGGGCGAGAATCATCACGACGGTTTTGCAAGTGATTGTAAATGTGATTGATCATGATATGAATATCAGTGAAGCAATTTTGGCCCCACGATTCCACAACCAATGGCTACCCGATGAGATCAGGTTGGAGAAATACGCTGTACCAAAAGATGTGGCTGATGCGCTAGAAAAAAAGGGGCACAAGCTCTCAATAAAAGCTCCTATGGGCGATGTAAATGGCATCGTTGTCCTACCTAATGGTGAGGCTAGGGGCATGAGCGATCCAAGAAGAGAATTCTAA
- a CDS encoding LutC/YkgG family protein translates to MSKEMILKNIRHALQYREKFNFQTHFVDGIKHEEESLLEEFIQFQSKNKAELIHSNPENLKQDLKEVIKNAGIKKLLCATDLSLYITQIEGVQTLPYDKSIEENREELFGIEASIIEARVGIANLGIVGIVSSTASPRLTSLIAPHCIMLLDSKKILANLYEGLEYLKKMQDVLPTNILFIAGPSRTADIELQTVFGVHGPQKTTVILY, encoded by the coding sequence ATGAGTAAAGAAATGATTTTAAAAAATATCAGGCATGCACTGCAATATCGCGAAAAATTCAATTTCCAAACGCATTTTGTTGATGGCATCAAACACGAAGAAGAGAGTCTGCTTGAGGAATTCATCCAATTTCAGAGCAAAAACAAAGCAGAGCTCATCCATTCAAACCCAGAGAATCTCAAGCAGGATCTAAAGGAGGTCATCAAGAATGCTGGCATCAAAAAGCTGCTCTGTGCCACAGATTTGAGTCTTTACATCACTCAGATTGAAGGCGTGCAGACCTTGCCCTATGATAAGAGTATCGAAGAGAATAGGGAGGAGCTTTTTGGGATTGAGGCTAGCATCATAGAGGCGCGCGTGGGTATTGCAAATTTGGGAATTGTAGGCATCGTGAGTTCGACTGCCTCTCCTAGGCTCACATCCCTCATCGCTCCTCATTGTATCATGCTGCTAGATTCTAAAAAGATCCTAGCCAATCTCTATGAAGGGCTTGAATATCTCAAAAAAATGCAGGATGTCCTGCCTACAAACATCCTATTTATCGCGGGGCCATCGCGCACAGCAGATATTGAGCTGCAGACGGTTTTTGGGGTTCATGGACCACAAAAAACCACCGTGATTCTTTATTGA
- a CDS encoding LutB/LldF family L-lactate oxidation iron-sulfur protein, giving the protein MKTFYHSSEDYQEIIQHKLIDKQLRTNLKSAMDTLKNNRRNLINSRYTKWKDLREQGRQVKIKALTHLDELLERFEKNATRNGIQVHWASTGEDANKIIFDLIKKNNATSILKGKSMISEEIHLNTYLKQRGIQAVETDLGELIIQLIDETPVHIVVPAVHKNRYEIGEIFKEKLGAPLETQPEKLNAIARKHLRKEFETFKIGLTGVNFAIANEGAIWLVENEGNGRMTTTACDIHVAICGIEKVIESFEDASVLGTLLAPSAIGAPITCYNNIITSPRKEGEKDGPKEVHVILVDNHRSNMLNDKNFFKSLSCIRCGTCLNHCPVYDKIGGHAYLSTYPGPIGEVISPQLFGINNCAPIVNLCSLCGRCSEVCPVKIPLAELIRDLRSEKVGQGYGKVLGYQKNSPGHAMEQKMMNGFASFATSGSKWRNMLWVVRNFGGLGKLLHPMIPVLNKWTKYRVFPPIDASLHQQIQKLKGVIYE; this is encoded by the coding sequence ATGAAAACTTTCTATCATTCTTCAGAAGACTATCAAGAAATCATCCAGCATAAACTCATAGACAAACAACTCCGCACCAATCTCAAATCTGCGATGGACACGCTCAAAAACAATCGCAGAAATCTCATCAATTCTCGCTACACCAAATGGAAAGACCTAAGAGAGCAGGGCAGACAGGTAAAAATCAAGGCACTCACGCATTTAGATGAACTCTTGGAGCGCTTTGAAAAAAATGCTACCCGCAATGGCATTCAGGTGCACTGGGCAAGCACGGGGGAAGATGCCAATAAGATTATTTTTGATTTGATCAAAAAAAACAATGCCACCTCGATTTTGAAGGGCAAATCCATGATCAGCGAGGAAATCCATCTTAATACCTATTTGAAGCAAAGAGGGATTCAAGCTGTTGAAACAGATTTAGGAGAGCTCATCATCCAGCTCATCGATGAAACACCAGTGCACATTGTCGTGCCCGCCGTCCACAAAAATCGCTACGAAATTGGTGAGATCTTCAAAGAAAAGCTCGGAGCCCCGCTAGAAACCCAGCCTGAAAAACTCAATGCCATTGCAAGAAAGCATCTGCGCAAGGAATTTGAAACCTTCAAAATTGGCCTTACTGGCGTGAATTTTGCTATCGCCAATGAAGGGGCCATTTGGTTGGTAGAAAATGAGGGCAATGGCCGCATGACAACCACGGCATGCGACATCCATGTAGCAATTTGTGGAATCGAAAAGGTGATTGAGAGCTTTGAGGATGCATCCGTGCTAGGGACACTGCTAGCTCCCTCTGCCATAGGCGCACCCATCACCTGCTACAATAACATCATCACCTCTCCTAGAAAAGAAGGCGAGAAAGATGGCCCCAAAGAGGTGCATGTCATCTTAGTAGACAATCATCGCTCCAACATGCTCAATGATAAGAATTTTTTTAAATCCCTAAGCTGCATTCGTTGTGGTACCTGCCTCAATCACTGCCCTGTCTATGACAAGATTGGCGGACATGCCTATCTTAGTACTTATCCCGGGCCCATTGGCGAAGTGATCTCACCCCAGCTTTTTGGGATAAATAACTGTGCGCCCATTGTTAATCTCTGCAGCCTTTGTGGGCGCTGCTCAGAAGTTTGCCCCGTGAAGATCCCTCTAGCAGAATTGATTCGCGATTTGCGTAGCGAAAAGGTAGGGCAGGGGTATGGTAAGGTGCTGGGCTATCAAAAAAATAGCCCTGGCCATGCGATGGAGCAAAAAATGATGAATGGCTTTGCTTCCTTTGCGACTTCTGGGAGCAAGTGGAGGAATATGCTTTGGGTTGTAAGGAATTTTGGTGGGCTTGGAAAGCTTTTGCATCCGATGATTCCTGTGCTAAACAAATGGACGAAATATCGTGTGTTTCCCCCCATTGATGCGAGTCTTCATCAGCAAATCCAAAAGCTAAAGGGGGTCATTTATGAGTAA
- a CDS encoding (Fe-S)-binding protein, producing the protein MKVYFFATCLGNIAYSSACVNAIKLLQHAGMEVIFKKDQTCCGQPSYNSGYFEESRRVALYNVELFSGDHPIVLPSGSCAGMMKHDYLELFEGHHEYERVKQFCSRVYEVSEFLDQKTELELKDKGEPIKITWHSNCHALRVAQCIPSAKKFLHQLENVTLIELEREEECCGFGGTFSVKEPEISNAMVQEKVADIQARQVDCLVAGDGGCLMNISGKMQKMGLNIKTMHLYDFLAQRAGI; encoded by the coding sequence GTGAAGGTTTATTTTTTTGCGACCTGCTTGGGAAACATCGCATATAGCAGCGCATGTGTGAATGCCATCAAGTTATTGCAGCATGCGGGGATGGAGGTGATTTTCAAAAAGGATCAGACTTGTTGTGGGCAGCCTAGTTATAACTCGGGATATTTTGAGGAGAGCAGGAGGGTCGCGCTTTATAATGTGGAGCTTTTTTCTGGAGATCATCCCATCGTTTTGCCAAGTGGATCTTGTGCGGGCATGATGAAGCATGATTATCTTGAGCTTTTTGAGGGGCATCATGAATATGAGCGTGTGAAGCAATTTTGTTCCCGTGTGTATGAGGTTTCTGAATTTTTGGATCAAAAAACAGAGCTAGAGCTCAAAGACAAGGGCGAGCCCATCAAAATCACCTGGCATTCTAATTGTCACGCATTGCGCGTCGCTCAATGCATCCCCTCAGCAAAAAAATTCCTCCACCAACTAGAAAATGTCACCCTCATCGAGTTAGAAAGAGAAGAGGAGTGCTGCGGATTTGGTGGGACTTTTAGTGTCAAAGAGCCAGAGATCTCCAATGCGATGGTGCAGGAAAAAGTCGCAGACATACAGGCTCGCCAAGTGGATTGCTTGGTGGCTGGAGATGGGGGTTGTTTGATGAATATCTCTGGCAAAATGCAAAAAATGGGGCTTAATATCAAAACCATGCACCTTTATGATTTTTTGGCCCAAAGAGCAGGAATTTAA
- a CDS encoding LptF/LptG family permease, whose product MFFYLGRQFFRFILIVFSALEIFFISIDSLKYLDQFPSSANLIVLFFAYDFLYALNYTLPISILLATIIFYLNLVKSNQYTAFLALGYTRKQILAPVFFISLTFTFLYVGLNATPFVYAQERAEAIMSQENFTNITEDLLVKYENNYVYFQKLYPLIKRAENIKVFELDKQGRLQSFAQAKDAIFLHNYWVLSHASISKVPEETTLGKAGLEVSEVDKLKILKGFRPKILDTIYQNKPSVSIIDAIQSLIILQNQDSNSEKIRAILYAFILIPFFVPLTSIIIGFYAPTLSRYSNLALLGFMFIVLALVIWGLFFAFGKLSISGLLPPEIMMLIPFGLLCVLSLFYFKKINQKI is encoded by the coding sequence ATGTTTTTTTATTTGGGAAGGCAGTTTTTTCGCTTTATCTTGATTGTTTTTAGCGCTTTGGAGATTTTTTTTATCAGTATTGATAGCCTCAAATATCTCGATCAGTTCCCAAGTTCTGCCAACCTCATTGTGTTGTTTTTCGCTTATGATTTTTTGTATGCGCTCAATTACACTTTACCCATTTCTATCTTGCTGGCCACGATTATTTTTTATCTCAATTTAGTCAAATCCAACCAATACACCGCATTTTTAGCACTTGGCTACACGCGCAAGCAAATCCTTGCCCCCGTGTTTTTTATCTCGCTCACCTTCACCTTTCTCTATGTAGGGCTCAATGCCACTCCATTTGTGTATGCACAAGAGAGGGCAGAGGCTATCATGTCTCAGGAGAATTTCACTAATATCACAGAGGATTTGCTCGTAAAATATGAGAATAATTATGTGTATTTCCAAAAGCTCTACCCCCTCATCAAAAGAGCAGAAAATATCAAGGTCTTTGAGTTAGACAAACAAGGACGCCTGCAATCTTTTGCTCAGGCTAAAGATGCGATCTTTTTGCATAATTATTGGGTGCTAAGTCATGCTAGCATCTCCAAAGTCCCCGAAGAGACGACTCTAGGCAAGGCTGGCTTAGAGGTCAGTGAGGTGGATAAATTAAAAATCCTAAAGGGGTTCCGCCCAAAAATTTTAGACACCATCTACCAAAATAAACCCTCAGTTTCTATCATCGATGCGATCCAATCCCTCATTATCCTGCAAAATCAAGATAGCAATAGTGAAAAGATTCGTGCTATTTTGTATGCCTTTATCTTGATTCCGTTTTTTGTCCCACTGACTTCTATCATCATTGGTTTTTATGCACCCACGCTCTCTCGCTACAGCAATCTCGCGCTGTTGGGTTTTATGTTCATTGTTCTTGCCTTGGTTATCTGGGGCTTGTTTTTTGCTTTTGGCAAACTCAGTATCAGCGGGCTGCTCCCCCCAGAGATTATGATGCTCATCCCATTTGGTTTGCTCTGTGTTTTATCCCTGTTCTATTTCAAAAAAATCAATCAAAAAATCTGA
- the pth gene encoding aminoacyl-tRNA hydrolase, with protein sequence MTHLIVGLGNPGPQYQNTRHNIGFEVIEALADSIKISFRYDSKLLCELAQYKTKEQNFFLIKPQTFMNLSGQSVKKVQDYYKIENLLVIHDELDIPVGAVRFKSGGGNGGHNGLKSIDQNCGNTYQRMRCGIGRSALIPVVDYVLGKFEEKEKKQMITHCVRALLEFLQNPDFVRMQNLFTIKG encoded by the coding sequence ATGACACATCTCATTGTGGGACTTGGGAATCCAGGTCCTCAATATCAAAATACACGACATAATATTGGTTTTGAAGTCATAGAGGCTTTGGCTGATAGCATAAAAATTTCTTTTAGATATGATTCAAAGCTTTTGTGTGAGCTCGCCCAATACAAGACTAAGGAGCAGAATTTTTTTCTCATCAAACCCCAGACCTTCATGAATCTCTCTGGACAAAGTGTGAAAAAGGTGCAAGATTATTACAAGATAGAAAATCTTTTAGTCATTCATGATGAATTAGACATTCCAGTAGGGGCGGTGCGATTCAAATCTGGTGGAGGCAATGGCGGACATAATGGACTCAAATCCATCGATCAAAATTGTGGCAATACATATCAGAGGATGCGCTGTGGCATCGGCAGGAGTGCACTCATTCCTGTGGTGGATTATGTGCTAGGCAAATTTGAAGAGAAAGAGAAAAAGCAGATGATCACGCATTGTGTGAGGGCTCTTTTGGAATTCTTGCAAAACCCAGATTTTGTGCGCATGCAAAATCTCTTTACAATAAAGGGCTAG
- a CDS encoding 50S ribosomal protein L25/general stress protein Ctc: protein MLEGKVRESISKAEVKALRNDGYLIANIYGKGVENIHCAFKLNDFIRTIKSKTHLVFPVSVGGKMLDVVVQEYQKDPVTSNILHVDLMLAQKGVVAKYKIPVKAVGVPVGLKNKGVLIYPKKRVSVQAAPEHLINVYELDVSKLDVGDSILVRDLPEHPNIKVMEKPSVAIVGVIKAK from the coding sequence ATGTTGGAAGGAAAAGTTAGAGAGAGTATTTCTAAAGCTGAAGTAAAGGCGCTAAGAAACGATGGTTATCTAATTGCAAATATCTATGGAAAAGGGGTGGAGAATATTCATTGCGCATTCAAGCTCAATGATTTCATCCGCACCATCAAAAGCAAAACGCATTTGGTTTTCCCCGTGAGTGTGGGTGGGAAGATGCTGGATGTGGTGGTGCAAGAATATCAAAAAGACCCCGTAACTTCTAATATTTTACATGTGGATTTGATGCTCGCACAAAAGGGTGTGGTAGCAAAATACAAGATCCCAGTCAAAGCCGTGGGCGTGCCCGTGGGGCTCAAAAACAAAGGTGTTTTAATCTATCCCAAAAAGCGCGTGAGTGTGCAAGCAGCCCCAGAGCATCTCATCAATGTGTATGAGCTAGATGTCTCAAAGCTGGATGTGGGAGATTCGATTTTGGTGCGCGATCTCCCAGAGCATCCCAATATCAAAGTGATGGAAAAGCCATCTGTTGCCATTGTTGGTGTCATCAAAGCAAAATAA
- a CDS encoding RNA-binding S4 domain-containing protein, whose product MRIDKFLNITNILKRRAIAQDMCDNGLVSINGKMAKSSKEVRVGDKITLTLLERQRHFLVLAIPTCKTLPKKESAGYVQEIPS is encoded by the coding sequence ATGCGGATTGATAAATTTCTCAATATCACAAATATCCTAAAAAGGCGCGCGATCGCACAAGACATGTGTGATAATGGGCTAGTGAGCATCAATGGCAAGATGGCAAAATCTAGCAAAGAAGTGCGCGTGGGAGATAAAATCACCCTGACTCTGCTAGAGCGTCAGCGGCATTTTCTTGTGTTGGCCATCCCTACGTGCAAAACCCTGCCCAAAAAAGAGAGCGCAGGATATGTGCAGGAAATTCCAAGCTAA
- a CDS encoding Sua5 YciO YrdC YwlC family protein encodes MLNQTKERQASKKVLQEVASLCVLKQYVRVPRAHQKRLRRAKKTTFVYKNTQAFRVVKDSKHLLFLQKFSKIYSSSANKSTQEFSLQWAKEHSDVWVMDARGLYQDRASRIYKFSKTKIKKLR; translated from the coding sequence TTGCTCAATCAAACAAAAGAGCGCCAAGCAAGCAAAAAAGTCTTGCAAGAAGTTGCAAGTCTTTGTGTGCTAAAGCAGTATGTGCGTGTGCCAAGGGCGCATCAAAAGCGTCTGCGCCGAGCCAAAAAGACGACTTTTGTCTATAAAAATACCCAAGCCTTCCGCGTGGTAAAAGATAGTAAGCATTTATTATTTTTGCAAAAATTTTCTAAAATCTATTCTTCTTCGGCCAACAAAAGCACGCAGGAATTCTCTCTGCAATGGGCAAAGGAGCATAGCGATGTATGGGTGATGGATGCGCGGGGATTGTATCAGGATAGGGCCTCTAGGATCTATAAATTCTCAAAAACAAAAATCAAAAAACTGCGTTAA